Genomic DNA from Anthonomus grandis grandis chromosome 5, icAntGran1.3, whole genome shotgun sequence:
GCTATTGTTACATTCATCTTGCATTTGATCACACTGTTTCAAATCTACAATTTCCACTTTTTCTTTACACCCAATATCAAGGTTCTCTTCTATTCTGGTGAAACTTATATCCGAGAACATTGAGCAGCTTGaattattagataaattaaaatcatatgaTCTCTCACTTGCAACTGATTTGGGCGATTTAGGACTTTTAGGCTTTTCAGTGTCTACAAGCTTCTTATTAATAACAGTCTCAAAAGTGTCTGTTTGGTAATCACTGCTATATTCAGGACTTTGATAAGTTTTTTGCTCCAATTGTGTATCAGCATGCATAACTTCATCTGCTAAACTAAGATCTTCATTTTTATCTAGAGTGGATGCTTTATTAGGACTTAGAAAACTTTGGCTCTCTTCTTCATCTCCAAAACTAGACAAATTGCTTTTAATACTTGAATTCCCACTAGAGTTCTCTAGTAAATCAGGTGtttcttcttgttctttaaATTCATCTATTACTTCTTTATCTTTTTCATTATGATTTTCTTCTTCGACCTCTACAACCGATTCCCTTTTCGTAATATCATCACTTTTATCGCCCTGCGAACAAGCAGATGACTCCCACTTTGCCTCCTGCAGTCccatttcagtttttaaatagttCCTGGCATCTTGCACCAACAATTCCGCCGCCTGCCTTTCTGTCAGTCCATCTTTGCCAGTGATCCACACAGTTCTTAGtttatttctttgtttataATCAAATTCTGATTCGCCTTCTCTCTCCTTACTTCTCTCAAAAGGTCCTGCCCTACAAAGAACGGTCTCGACGGTAGCTACATCATGATTGGCTAACTGAACTACAGTTTCTATCCCAGCGTTATATAATGTTCTAGCAAGTTTGCCGTTTAGCGATGGTAGTCGCATCAAATCTAGTAAGTCACGGCTAACGCCAAACTGCATTCTATCCTGAAACTGAGCCAACAGGATTTCCACACTTGCCCAACCTAACTGGCGACTAAAGGACGTTACCATTCCAGCAAATGTTGAGGCGGATTGTTGTAAAGATTGGAGCATGCCCCGGTTACAGTTAAATTTTGCACACACATCTCCAAGTGGTATTTCATTTACTAAGTCTTGCAAAGCCAAAGCGACAAAAAATCTCTTATGCACCATGAGTTTCTTATAGCCAGAACTACTGTTTGTATCTATTTTTCTTCTACTGGCATTAACAATGTATGCCTCTCTAACGCCTACTAGTTCACCAACTCTTTTCATGGCAGTTGGTAGTTTTTCCCATAGATTCAAATAGAACATCCAATCAATATTACCCCAAGAATGGCAAGCAGAATATGGAGTAAcaagataaattaaatgaagTTCTGATTCCAGAACAAAACATTGCCTCGCTTTTTCCAATTCTGCAAAGAGAGCTAGTCCTTCATCAGGTGCTATGGAAGAAGATAAACAAGCCTTTCCCAATGAAGTTGCAACATACTGAGAAACCTGGTTTTCCAAAGACTGAAGTCTGATAAATTCATTCTTTTTGAGATATTCAATGGCTTCTCCTATAGGATCTTCCAAGCCCCCATTGCCTTCATTAATAACAGACAATAGGGTGCAATTGGTAAACAAAGTGACATCTTCTGGCTTTGAAGCTACTCCACTAGCAATAACTTCCAAAATGGCCCTCTCAAGTTTGTCACCTGTTTCAAGACAGCTTTGTACAGCTGGCAATTGTCCACTCAAAAGtaatttggcaattttttgtTCACTTTGCTGGCATATTAAAATACTTTCCCCCATGGTGTCTTTGCCCATCCTACCGGCCCTGCCAGCCATTTGTTTATATGTTAAAAGATCAATAGGTTTTCCACAGAACACTGGACTTCTGATAATCACTCTTCTGGCAGGTAGATTAACACCAGAGGAAAGAGTTGAGGTGGCAACTATGATTTTAATGGCCCCATTTCTAAATCCAGCTTCAATAATGTCTCTTTCATCAACTGTTAGACCTGCATGATGAAAGGCAATGCCAAGGGAAGcagttctttttaaaattgagtCTAAGCCTACAGGGCAAAATTTGAGTTGCTCCAAAACTTCCACAACTAAATCACTTTTTATTTGAGTACGTAAAAGTTCTCCCAATGGAGTATCTGAATTgcctattttataaaatgccaCTGCAAGTTGCTGGGCTAGGTTTTCACACCAGTTTTTTGATGGGCAGAAAATTAACACTGAACATGAATCTTTAATTGTATCTAAACATAATTGAAGAACATTATCGGTGTCTACACAAATATCTGGCAAGGGATCaagtttttttactaattgCATGTTTCTATCATAAATGTTGCCACCTATTATAACTTGTTCATATAGAGGTATTGGACGGAAAGTGGTAGAAAATAGTTCTGCACCAAGCCATTTTGCAAGCTGATCGAGGTTTGGAAGTGTGGCTGACATACCTACTATTTGAAGTTTTACATTTTCGTCCTTTAATGAAATATATCTGAGTTTGGTTAATAGAAGTTCAAGAATATAACCCCTATTTGAATCACCTAATAAATGCATTTCATCCACCAAAATACAACCTATATCAGACAACTTATTTTCTTCCATTAGTTTATTTATGAGACCATTAGCCTTCTCAATAGTACAAATCGCAAAATGTATAGACTTAAAACCACCGGGTGGATTATAAGATCCCATAATTGCCTCCACTCTTATACCACTGGTACCCAAAATATCTTGAAAGTAGTACATTTTCTCCCTTACAATTGACACAAATggcaatattaaaatcacctTCTTTTTCCTCTCAAATATTGTTTTGATTGCAAGTATTTCAGCGACCAAAGTCTTCCCTGCGGAAGTAGGTgctgaataaattaaattagataattCATGAAGAACTTTAGGATTGCTAAGGCATTCATACTGCCAgggaaacatatttttaattttccttgatgagtattttttaaagactaGTTCTGGTAGACCCCAAGCTGAAAGTTCATAGGTATTACTAGGTGGCATACTAAGAATTTCATGGGATAAAGTGTGTGGTTGGGAGTTGCTGTTACTGGAGACATTACAGCTTATCTGGTTTAAAGATAATTGGGATACAGTACTTGTGTTAGAGTCTTGTGATTGGGATGTCACCTGTTtgctatttttaaatgatttattatcaATGGCATTGATTTGAGTTGATGGTCCAGGTGGTGTTGCTTTTGGAGATTCATTTTTGTCACTAACATGGACATTTAGTTTGGTATCTGAATGTTCGGTTGTAGGAGAGGGTTTTTGAGTAACACATTGCTTTATATTATCTTTCTTACTGTTATTTACTGCCTGACTGTTGTTCCCTGTAATAACTTTTCCAGCTAATTCAAAATCAAATGTTAGATTGTCTAGGAAGGCTGAATCATCAAAGGATAGTTCCTGACTATCTAGgctttcttttttcttatagaaaagttttttttgagtaTTAAAAGTGAATTCATTCAAGGTATCACTCATAAAACAGTCATCTTCGTTCATTCTTTGACACTAGAAAGTAAATAATTAACgatttaaatatacagtttaTAGGAACTGAAAATTAACCtaccttaatttaaaataaacgtaattttaaccaaaaatttaataatttttggtttcgtttccttttaaatttgccaaatattcaaaataaaagaatgacAGATGTAGATAAATAGAAGTGAAGTTAGTGATTTTCACATTTTAAGTGGGCATTGCTACTAGTTGCTATAAGTATATACTGTCAGGTTGCTAAAGAAAAATCGTACTTAGTGCTGGGTATGACGTAAGAAGGcagataaattatatttgaggCGTGCGGTTTCAAAAGTCTCCTAGATCCAAGATAAGCAGTTTtacagaaaatgtaaaaaacctGTAGtatcaaaactatttaaaatacatttataaaatttattatatgtaaaaattggACCCTTCTAATGaggttttttgacaaaaaacatatttttaggtGTAACTAGAGaaacaatttgataaaaaagtttGGATGTAACGAGTTTTGTTAACAAACAGTGGATTTAAAGAGTTATGAAAACCCGAAAGTGATAAACGATTCATATAGTTTATGaaataatgcaaaatattttgaaagtgtAACCTACAAagttatattttcattaatgtacaaaataaaattaaattctaagccCATCGTCTTCTTCAATATTATAGATGACATCTTCAGTATTCGCATTGTCTTCCTGTTCTATCGCACTATTATTGTCAATAATATTCTTGTAGAAAGTCAAATCTTCGTTTGGTGTATATCTCCAGTCCAatccaaaatgttttttcaaaagagcatCAACATCTTTAATTTTAGCTTCTTTAATAGAATGAACTTTTGGCAACGGCTCAGGCTTTATTAAAGTAAGgcttttccctttttttaacaCTGATTTATAGGTACCAAGATCCGATCTAAAGTTTACTTCTCCTTTAATAACAATACTTTATACACCACAATACTACCTGTTTGTTGGTTTTGTTTCTTTATAGATATTCTCTTTgcagttgaaaattggaaattgTTATTATTGATTAGGTGGCTTAATACAGACCTCAATTGCTCTTTTCCAGTCAAATATATCAGAATCTTTTTCAAGATCAAGTACGGTCGCACCATCAGATAATATTTCTCGATATTCTCGTGGATTAAGGataactttttaacttttttttcagctCTTCCAAAGACTCTATTAGGTGGCAAAAACGAATGTCCTACATTGGGAAATATTACGTGAATCTCTTGAACTGAAGTTTCTGTAAAGTAAAGCCAATGCATAAGCATGCCAATCATGATGGAGTTTTTATCTTGCCCAGGACAACCATAGCAAAATAGCTTAATCCACTTAGTTTCTGCCAGATTAAGTGTGGACAATTTGTGATTAACCATTGAAACTATTTCATTAGATCCTTTTCCTCCTATGTTCTCGGTCCAAGTGTAAGAAGTTACAGTATCTTTTGTTTGTGTTGCCTTAGAATAACCTTCACATATGGTAAAGTTATACGAATAAAATTGTCTTGAATAATAGGCTGACTGGTCTGGAACGCGCGGCAGCACCAAGAGTTTTGAAATAGTATCTACGAAGGAGTGAGAGAGTTCTGTTACCGTGGCCGGAatattacatataatttttattggattGAAGAAGTTTTAGTGCAGATATTATTTAGAGAAAGATAAAAAAGCAATTATAGATGGCAGCAGGGCCCTTAcctcattttttatataaaatggaTTTTGAGAGTTTAGAAACCGGACGcctcatttattattatatataattttttttttgtaatcattgatttgaaatttcgcactagctgattatgtatttttactatctgtacatgtttaggtatactgctttgtgtagctatttcagcatttttttttaaattttttacttttttaaaaaatttttacatttgggTGGCATTTGGGACACATATGATAACTCCAAAATTAATGTTGCTCAGTACAGACATTTTAAGTTGTGGGCTGGTTTTTTAAATcgcatataataaataaattaaactagcAATTATCATTGAATACTTTAATATATCAAGATTTAGATATAGTAAGCAAAATATGTGTACATaattctgtttttaataaaatggcaCATATCATATTTGTAtcaaacatataaaattaaaaataattctatggaAAAAACTTATCAACTAAAATCTTAACACTCTAATACACTGTTGGCTAAAACCTCAATTTTTGAAACCTTAATgtcaaattttagaaattgaaatttattaattaagaaaaacagtTATTCATCAAAATTTTCATCACTGTCGCTCACATATTGTGGTGTTTTGGTTGGAGTGTGCtttaatgttttgtaaaatcCATGATAGATTGGGTCAATAAATGGCAGAAGGTCAAGAATATgttgatattttaatatgtcTATATTTAAAGGCTCGTTATATGCTGGAGGTATTTCTATATTAGACATTGAACAAGATTTGCCTCTTCTTAGCAtggtaaaaaatcgaaaatgtTCATCGGAATTTAATGTATATTTGAAGCCGATGTCATTATCCTTTTTGTAGTATAACCAGAATATGCTGTTTTACGCAAAGCATGATTTATCCTTgtcaatatttctttttatgaaaTGTGTGGTTAAAAGTttggaaaatccaaaaaaatctgTCTGTCTCataaattttacacaaaaatgagggctagacatttttattatagaCCCAGTCTTGTGGAACTGAGATTATGGGATTGCATTTTTTCATAAACCGTTCTATAGTGGCATGATCGGTATCACACTCTAAATGAGTATGCCCTGGAACTAGGAATTTGTGATGAATTTCTTTCAACGTATTCTTGTCATCAAGTGCTTTTAAAAACATCATCGGTAATATGCTATTCCGATTTTGACCAGGGCACGTATCAGAATAGAGGATTAGAGTTTCCACATGGTCTGGTAAGTccttaataaaatgaaacaagcAAGACGCGATCTCATCGGCTCCTCGTTGTGCTACACCTTCGTGCCATATGTAACACgaagttttttttgtagtaatattGCGGATCGTCAGATTAAATGTCCATAACTTTCTTTTGTAGAAAGACACACTAGCAGTCAAGTTGGGTGTAGCCAAACAGTTTTGTAAGTCAAATGCCGCTACTACAATCCTGCCTAAACTTTGCTTACTTTTTGCTTTATCACCTGTTTTTCTTGCATAGTGAAAGGAAGCCTTGTCCTGATGTCGTTCACTCTCCGTTTTTAATTGGGTTTATTCCGCCTCGTCGAcagaacattttaattttagagaaaatGCGTCACACGTTTTGCACGTATCATTACTtggtttcttaaattttaagtttaaggtTATGAAAACATTGCGAAAAACAGTTAGACCCAAAGGCTTTGTAGTTGGATCAGATCTTGTACTCTcgaatttttctatataaagcGTATACAATATCTGGAAGTTTAAGTGTTGTGCTAAATATCATTTTGTAGTATGATTTCTTGAGTAATGGCTCTCATAAGCCggaaaagtattaataaaatctctagCAAATGAGATGTCCGCTTCTGATCGTTTATTTCCTGAAGGTAGCGTGCCTCTTAAATCGGACTTCAGGATGATAGAGGTAGgggatattttcttttttttaatagcatcaTCTAAGAAACCTCTGGTTTCACCAAAAACGTTCAAAAAGCAAGTTTTGCAGATGTGAGCATTAATGCCGTCTAACTTATTAAGTACTGTGATTTGTCTATCTTTTGCTGATTTATTACACCTTGTTCGTTCTTTCggttttattgtaattaaactACCTAAATACCTTTTCTGTATATCTCTACTTGGTAGGTTTCTGTAGTCAGTAAAGATTTGCTTCATGTCAATAtgggcagtttttaaatggcctttTGCTCGGCAGCCTTCAGAAACTGGTCTTGACGTTTTTGCTAGAATACTCTTACCTTTGGCAGTAACATATGCCTCGCCTTGTTTTCTACTTTCAGAACGACTTTGTCGCAATTTTCTTTGCATTGAACCCTGccctttttttctctttctagtTGAATTTGTAATTAGCGATAAAGGGATGTCATCGTCTGACTCATTTTGGGTTTCTTCAGAAACATCAGCTTCATTGTCAGTCATCTGCTCTTTATTTGATGGTTCCCATAATACACTAGATCCAGAACTGAAATCAGTTGGTTATGATGGAAGATGTGGGTTATTTTCAAGGCTTAGGTAAGTATCAGTCTGTTCCGGCTCTATAAAAGTGATCACTTGTTCAAAAACCGGTAGCCTTGACCAATCAGGGGAACAATAATACGCTATCGTCTTGGCGACGACGAACGAGTATAAACGAGTCATTATGATAAGTACAAATacactggaaaaaaaatttggtacATTTATGTTATATCCCACTTACATAGAAGAATTCACAAAACAActaattaaaaaggatttttttttggtagaaatATGGTAAGTGGGACATAACACAAAAtgatctaaatattttttacgatatTTGGTTTAAACATGAAAACTACCACTTATTACAATTGTATCAAATTGTTTTAccttagtttttttgttaaacacatgatatgatattttaaaattattataccaAACAAATATTAAGCAAATAGGATTTATCGATATTTTACCAAAGTATAACCGACTTACTATTAATGCTGTACTTATCATGGTTggatcaaataaaaatttataaaaaattatttatattagtgaagttaacaaaaaaaaaacattttttggagtTAACATAAATCTCCCAAatgtcacatattttttttttatcataaagatattttttaatgatttttttttgacatggtatacattaaattgtatattttataataatatttttggctacttacaatttttaaattgtattaatctgtatatattgtagatattctattctatttttttttttaattttgttttgtttttcttttttttaattgtgttttgtttgtatttttgtgtcttttttattttatagctttgtctacaaaatgtaacaatttcttgacaataaagcattgattgataaTAAATACCGCCTCAGATAATATTTGTCTCGACATCTCCTTGAAAAGTTTGACTAACTCAGGTTTGTacgttgtttttaattttaggcatgATACCAAGTTCTCATCAATAAGGACTTCTcagtttatttttgataatgttcatcaaaaaaattgttcgcatatatatatagaatcgaaaaaagaaagaacagCAAACGCGAGTTTTTCAGCTGATCGTAAGAAGCGTTAAAAATGATCATGTCTTCCCTGTCCACGTCATTCAAGTCACAATTGTGTTGT
This window encodes:
- the LOC126736494 gene encoding DNA polymerase theta isoform X1, producing the protein MNEDDCFMSDTLNEFTFNTQKKLFYKKKESLDSQELSFDDSAFLDNLTFDFELAGKVITGNNSQAVNNSKKDNIKQCVTQKPSPTTEHSDTKLNVHVSDKNESPKATPPGPSTQINAIDNKSFKNSKQVTSQSQDSNTSTVSQLSLNQISCNVSSNSNSQPHTLSHEILSMPPSNTYELSAWGLPELVFKKYSSRKIKNMFPWQYECLSNPKVLHELSNLIYSAPTSAGKTLVAEILAIKTIFERKKKVILILPFVSIVREKMYYFQDILGTSGIRVEAIMGSYNPPGGFKSIHFAICTIEKANGLINKLMEENKLSDIGCILVDEMHLLGDSNRGYILELLLTKLRYISLKDENVKLQIVGMSATLPNLDQLAKWLGAELFSTTFRPIPLYEQVIIGGNIYDRNMQLVKKLDPLPDICVDTDNVLQLCLDTIKDSCSVLIFCPSKNWCENLAQQLAVAFYKIGNSDTPLGELLRTQIKSDLVVEVLEQLKFCPVGLDSILKRTASLGIAFHHAGLTVDERDIIEAGFRNGAIKIIVATSTLSSGVNLPARRVIIRSPVFCGKPIDLLTYKQMAGRAGRMGKDTMGESILICQQSEQKIAKLLLSGQLPAVQSCLETGDKLERAILEVIASGVASKPEDVTLFTNCTLLSVINEGNGGLEDPIGEAIEYLKKNEFIRLQSLENQVSQYVATSLGKACLSSSIAPDEGLALFAELEKARQCFVLESELHLIYLVTPYSACHSWGNIDWMFYLNLWEKLPTAMKRVGELVGVREAYIVNASRRKIDTNSSSGYKKLMVHKRFFVALALQDLVNEIPLGDVCAKFNCNRGMLQSLQQSASTFAGMVTSFSRQLGWASVEILLAQFQDRMQFGVSRDLLDLMRLPSLNGKLARTLYNAGIETVVQLANHDVATVETVLCRAGPFERSKEREGESEFDYKQRNKLRTVWITGKDGLTERQAAELLVQDARNYLKTEMGLQEAKWESSACSQGDKSDDITKRESVVEVEEENHNEKDKEVIDEFKEQEETPDLLENSSGNSSIKSNLSSFGDEEESQSFLSPNKASTLDKNEDLSLADEVMHADTQLEQKTYQSPEYSSDYQTDTFETVINKKLVDTEKPKSPKSPKSVASERSYDFNLSNNSSCSMFSDISFTRIEENLDIGCKEKVEIVDLKQCDQMQDECNNSPVKNTSRKSSTGFISGESLILEQISIEDFGMSEKSDCNIDEFETQGNFDKALQDFNFTHEIEKNSNDYLGKNQLQLVPSTSNANLDDILVSSRKRNRSANNLELSSEDSLVESTPPKKIKMLNNVTKTPFSSTIKRISQISLTSNSENKSISPLFTNVETGTKNTISKHVLTKETPMRKVSVGIPSKTLQLKQEDNSISEIEVLMEIAIVDVCTAEDSLVASFLGLLQEKSEFSLCCYWNKIKEIKPVIGANILELRQNNNISSALHSMRFKDKRVEALAFYWGGKETYYLSTKNLIKTKQWLTQLRTVFGDEKRYVRMFNAKEQIKILKQCCDIDFRCKIEDPAVADWLLDAEERERNLEEMAKSYSHESNKAVVTLFEKLKRLKQDADLVDESVISKVKSVVEAVYAWRLIETLTKKLTETMPKIKSVMNPHFPSNYDLEMQTQVCLANLELTGMGINCVILQDLADMMKIQQGAIEKKAYSLAGRRFNFNSSKDVSKVTRLYKGKKGSTKRMFLEQSDHPISELVINWRKINHSLTKMVYPFLRACDSDRIYGNYYTHTATGRITMHEPNIQMVTKDFKVTDFTLKKEIVISCRKAFTASQGFILVSADYCQLELRILTYLSQDSLLKNIMDNPGDIFKSVAAKWNNVSEDLVTEAMRHNTKQLCYGIIYGMGAKTLADQLNISEDEVVEFMESFRNTYSGIKEFVKKTVELCRKNQYVETLTGRRRYLPHINDSDLAVRGHAERQAVNTTVQGSAADIVKNAMITIEDGINSIFQKTRCKPKLILHLHDELMYEVPEKYVRKTAKIIRKGMENSAFVFGHFPVKIKTGLSWGELVEYTE
- the LOC126736494 gene encoding DNA polymerase theta isoform X2 — encoded protein: MNEDDCFMSDTLNEFTFNTQKKLFYKKKESLDSQELSFDDSAFLDNLTFDFELAGKVITGNNSQAVNNSKKDNIKQCVTQKPSPTTEHSDTKLNVHVSDKNESPKATPPGPSTQINAIDNKSFKNSKQVTSQSQDSNTSTVSQLSLNQISCNVSSNSNSQPHTLSHEILSMPPSNTYELSAWGLPELVFKKYSSRKIKNMFPWQYECLSNPKVLHELSNLIYSAPTSAGKTLVAEILAIKTIFERKKKVILILPFVSIVREKMYYFQDILGTSGIRVEAIMGSYNPPGGFKSIHFAICTIEKANGLINKLMEENKLSDIGCILVDEMHLLGDSNRGYILELLLTKLRYISLKDENVKLQIVGMSATLPNLDQLAKWLGAELFSTTFRPIPLYEQVIIGGNIYDRNMQLVKKLDPLPDICVDTDNVLQLCLDTIKDSCSVLIFCPSKNWCENLAQQLAVAFYKIGNSDTPLGELLRTQIKSDLVVEVLEQLKFCPVGLDSILKRTASLGIAFHHAGLTVDERDIIEAGFRNGAIKIIVATSTLSSGVNLPARRVIIRSPVFCGKPIDLLTYKQMAGRAGRMGKDTMGESILICQQSEQKIAKLLLSGQLPAVQSCLETGDKLERAILEVIASGVASKPEDVTLFTNCTLLSVINEGNGGLEDPIGEAIEYLKKNEFIRLQSLENQVSQYVATSLGKACLSSSIAPDEGLALFAELEKARQCFVLESELHLIYLVTPYSACHSWGNIDWMFYLNLWEKLPTAMKRVGELVGVREAYIVNASRRKIDTNSSSGYKKLMVHKRFFVALALQDLVNEIPLGDVCAKFNCNRGMLQSLQQSASTFAGMVTSFSRQLGWASVEILLAQFQDRMQFGVSRDLLDLMRLPSLNGKLARTLYNAGIETVVQLANHDVATVETVLCRAGPFERSKEREGESEFDYKQRNKLRTVWITGKDGLTERQAAELLVQDARNYLKTEMGLQEAKWESSACSQGDKSDDITKRESVVEVEEENHNEKDKEVIDEFKEQEETPDLLENSSGNSSIKSNLSSFGDEEESQSFLSPNKASTLDKNEDLSLADEVMHADTQLEQKTYQSPEYSSDYQTDTFETVINKKLVDTEKPKSPKSPKSVASERSYDFNLSNNSSCSMFSDISFTRIEENLDIGCKEKVEIVDLKQCDQMQDECNNSPVKNTSRKSSTGFISGESLILEQISIEDFGMSEKSDCNIDEFETQGNFDKALQDFNFTHEIEKNSNDYLGKNQLQLVPSTSNANLDDILVSSRKRNRSANNLELSSEDSLVESTPPKKIKMLNNVTKTPFSSTIKRISQISLTSNSENKSISPLFTNVETGTKNTISKHVLTKETPMRKVSVGIPSKTLQLKQEDNSISEIEVLMEIAIVDVCTAEDSLVASFLGLLQEKSEFSLCCYWNKIKEIKPVIGANILELRQNNNISSALHSMRFKDKRVEALAFYWGGKETYYLSTKNLIKTKQWLTQLRTVFGDEKRYVRMFNAKEQIKILKQCCDIDFRCKIEDPAVADWLLDAEERERNLEEMAKSYSHESNKAVVTLFEKLKRLKQDADLVDESVISKVKSVVEAVYAWRLIETLTKKLTETMPKIKSVMNPHFPSNYDLEMQTQVCLANLELTGMGINCVILQDLADMMKIQQGAIEKKAYSLAGRRFNFNSSKDVSKVTRLYKGKKGSTKRMFLEQSDHPISELVINWRKINHSLTKMVYPFLRACDSDRIYGNYYTHTATGRITMHEPNIQMVTKDFKVTDFTLKKEIVISCRKAFTASQGFILVSADYCQLELRILTYLSQDSLLKNIMDNPGDIFKSVAAKWNNVSEDLRQ